AAGGCCTTGATGTCCTCGTCGGTCAACTTCTTGGCCTGGTGGGCGATGTTCTTGCCCTCGGCGGCCTTGCCCATGCCATAGCCCTTGACGGTCTTGATCAAAAGCACCGTGGGCTGGCCCTTGTGGCTCACCGCGCGGTGGTAGGCGGCATAGACCTTTTGCGGGTCGTGGCCGCCACGGTTCAGGCGCCAGATGTCCTCGTCCGACATCTTGCTCACCATCTCCAGGAGCTTGGGGTGGCGGCCGAAGAAGTTCTTGCGCACGAAGGCGCCGTCATTGGCCTTGCAAGCCTGGTAGTCGCCATCCACCATGTCCATCATGACCTTGCGCATCAGGCCATCTTTGTCGCGCGCCAGCAGTGGGTCCCAGTAGCCGCCCCAGATCAGCTTGATGACGTTCCAGCCCGCGCCGCGGAACTCGCCTTCGAGTTCCTGAATGATCTTGCCGTTGCCGCGCACCGGGCCGTCCAGGCGCTGCAGATTGCAGTTGACGACGAAGATCAGATTGTCCAGACCCTCGCGCGCCGCCAGGCCGATGGCGCCCAGGGATTCCGGCTCGTCCATCTCGCCATCGCCCAGGAAGGCCCAGACCTTGCGGTTCTCGGTGTTGGCAATGCCACGGGCATGCAGGTACTTCAGAAAACGCGCCTGGTAGATCGCCATCAGCGGGCCTAGACCCATGCTGACGGTGGGGAACTGCCAAAACTCAGGCATCAGCTTGGGGTGCGGGTAGCTGGACAGGCCCTTGCCGTCGACCTCCTGGCGGAAGTTCTTCAGCTGCTCCTCGCTGATGCGGCCTTCCAGATAGGCGCGCGCGTAAATGCCGGGCGCGGTGTGGCCTTGGATATAGAGCAGGTCGCCGCCATGGTTGCCGCCGGCATCGGTGTTGTCGGCATGCCAGAAGTGGTTGAAACCGCAGCCCAGCATGGTGGCGATGGACGCGAAGCTGGAGATGTGACCGCCCAGGTCGCCGCCGTCCTCGGGGTTCAGGCGGTTGGCCCGCACCACGGTGGCCATGGCGTTCCAGCGCATATAGGTGCGCAGGCGCTCCTCGATCTCGATGTTGCCGGGGAAGCGCTCCTCCTGGTCGGTCGGGATGGTGTTGACGTAGGCGGTGTTGGCGCTGAAGGGCACATCGATGCCGGCCTGACGCGCTTCATCAATCAGGGCCTCCAGGATGAAGTGGGCGCGCTCGCTGCCCTCTTCACCAATCACGGCCTTGAGGGCGTCCAGCCACTCCTGGGTCTCGCGGGGGTCTTGATCATTGGCGCGCGCGCCGAGGATTTCATGGGGCTGGGCGGACATGGAGGCTCCGTTTTTAGAGGCTGGACTCAAATCGACGCCAGAGTGTGCCACAAGGTCGATTACTTCCGAATTGCGAATAGTCATTCCATATAGTGAAACCATGATGCGCCCGAGATAATGCCGCCCATGCCTTCTCGTGCCGATTGGGGCCAGTCCCTCGAAACTTTGTTCCGCCCCGCCCTGGCCGCTGTGGCGCGCTGGTGGCGGCGCCAGTCCCCCGCCCGCCAGGACCGCTTTGCCACGCTGGGCCCGCTGCTGTCGGTGCTGATGTTTTTGTGCACCATCGTGTTGGCCTTTTGGTACCTTCGCAACGAGGAAATCGAGCGCGAGACCGAGGCCGTCAAGCGCGACACCGAGATCGCCCAGCAGCAGCTGCGCCTGCGCCTGATCGAGAACCAGGAGCAGTTGGCCCGCATCGCGCGGGAAATCGTCACGCGCTCGATCGACACCTATGAGTTCAGCGCCCAGGCCAGCGCCTTTGCTCGCGAACGCCCCGAGGTGATGCACATCAGTTGGCTGAGCAACCGGCGCGAGCGCCGCGCCAGCGTCAGCAGCACGGGCTTTCAGGCTCCCACCCTGATGGTGCAGGGCAGCCCCGACCCCTCCATGCCGCAGGCCGGCAATGTGCCCGACCAGGCCTTCGTCGCCGCCCGTGAACGTCGCCAGCCGCTCTACTCCGGCGCCTTCAACGACGCCATCGGCAATCTGGTGTTCCAGCTCCAGGTACCGCTGATCGACCGCCATGGCTTTGCGGGTGTGCTGATTGCGGAATACGGCGTCGAGGCCCTGCTGCGCTACTACGTGCCCAATGAGGTGGCCTCGCGCCACGCCATCGCGGTGCTGGACGCCAACGAGACCCCGGTGGCCAGCACGGTCACCCCCATGCCGGGCGTGACGCCGGGCAAGGCCGCCATCCTGCACGAAGTGCCGCTGGCGCCGGCCCTCAATGGCCTGGTGCTGCGCGGCCAGGGCTACCGCACCAGCATCGGCCTGATCTCCAACACGCTCTTCTGGATGGTGGTGGCGCTGGCCACGCTGACGGTGTGGATGCTGCTGGGCACCTGGCGCCATATGCGCCGGCGCCTGCACATGCAAAACGCGCTTCTGGCCGAAACCAATTTCCGGCGCGCGATGGAGAACTCCATGCTCACCGGCATGCGGGCGCTGGACATGGAGAGCCGCATTGCCTACGTGAACCCGGCGTTTTGCGCGATGACCGGCTTCACCGAGGCCGAACTGATCGGCTGCCGCCCGCCCTTCCCTTTTTGGCCACGCGACCGACTGGAAGAAAACCAGCGGCTGCTGGACCAGGAGATGCACGGCCGCTCGCCCAGCGGCGGCATCGAAGTCAAAGTGCACCGCAAGGACGGCTCGGTGTTCGACGCACGCATGTATGTAAGCCCGCTGGT
Above is a window of Inhella inkyongensis DNA encoding:
- a CDS encoding PAS domain S-box protein is translated as MPSRADWGQSLETLFRPALAAVARWWRRQSPARQDRFATLGPLLSVLMFLCTIVLAFWYLRNEEIERETEAVKRDTEIAQQQLRLRLIENQEQLARIAREIVTRSIDTYEFSAQASAFARERPEVMHISWLSNRRERRASVSSTGFQAPTLMVQGSPDPSMPQAGNVPDQAFVAARERRQPLYSGAFNDAIGNLVFQLQVPLIDRHGFAGVLIAEYGVEALLRYYVPNEVASRHAIAVLDANETPVASTVTPMPGVTPGKAAILHEVPLAPALNGLVLRGQGYRTSIGLISNTLFWMVVALATLTVWMLLGTWRHMRRRLHMQNALLAETNFRRAMENSMLTGMRALDMESRIAYVNPAFCAMTGFTEAELIGCRPPFPFWPRDRLEENQRLLDQEMHGRSPSGGIEVKVHRKDGSVFDARMYVSPLVDAKGKQTGWMTSMTNITESKRVRDQLSASHERFTTVLEGLDAAVSVLSIPQQELLFANRSYRLWFGAESQGHALLAEQPGAATPVPDSTLLAEAVDDYSGLPAQPLTEGPGTTPREVYVESLERWFDVRTRYLQWTDGRLAQMLIATDITGRRNAEQQAEAQAAKAQVTSRLITMGEMASSVAHELNQPLTAITNYCNGMISRVRGDTIAKDDLLAALEKTSKQAQRAGQVIHRIRSFVKRSEPQRQAAHAAEIVEDAVDLASIELRRRNVQLHVYVAQRLPAMSVDPILIEQVLLNLLKNAAEAIDGAKLPPSRRHIELRVVPRHMPDQGGTIEFAVQDSGPGLPEEVIARMFEAFYSTKADGLGIGLGLCRSIVESHQGRLRAENLYNAELVSGCRFSFTIPVDLRNSDSLAPTPQTASTP